Within Scomber japonicus isolate fScoJap1 chromosome 1, fScoJap1.pri, whole genome shotgun sequence, the genomic segment GTGACAGGGACAGACTGATCAGCAGGAACACATCAATGATGCTTTCCATGAAAGGCCGGCGTCTGACTCTTTCTCAAGACAGCAAAAATTCAAAATGGAAATCTCTTGATGAGGGAGACATCTGCCAGGAAAAACTCAGTAAGTCAGtgagaatgttttattttcttgtccAGGCAGAATTGAGGTAGAGAAATGTTCATCAATTTGTAGACACATAACTGACAAGCAGTGTAAATGAAGAGTGAAAGGAAGTGGTTTATGTTACCTTTAATAGAAAGTGCCATACAAGCCTGCAGtgacacagacagagggagataaTCAGCCACACAATCCGTCTGTGTGACTGACCCTGAAGCAACAAACCCTGTTTGCTGCCACAGTGCTCGGCAGTGAAAAAACCACAACCATAAAGACAGGTACTCTTAAAGACCTGAAGGAGAACATAGTGGATATTTTTCTGACCATTTGGAGACCAAAACTGAACTAAAGGAGTTAGTATTACATTCCTcaggttgggttagggttagggttatgctAATGTTGCACTGTTTTTGCCAGATGTGCTAAACTAACATGTTCTTCATAGCAATGTGACAATGTTTGGCCTAAGTGATCAAAAATTCTTAGCAGTCTTGCTAAAATGGCAAAATTGTTACTGATTGAATAGGTaagtacttttattttcatagaGGACTAGTCAACAATAGTGAGGACtatgtatttaaaacatttctaattGACCAActttatacatatttaaatgatacAGTACTAGAGACTTTAATGTGCTGAACTGACCTAACTTGGTTTTCAACACTGGGTCTTGGGTCTTGGTTTGATACTAGTGTCATGACCTATTCAAtacaaagagagaaataatgTTGGGCAGAAAAATGAGCAGAATTGTTAGTTCAGGGAGTCACTGGATGTAAACCTCagtgatgtttttcttgttaAAGGTCCCATATTGTAAAAAGGGGAGAAGCTGCCCCCCTGAAAGAAACAGCTTTTCGCTGTCATTTAGGGTCACTCTagtgtctctcctctgctctctgtgtttcacCTCTCAacccctcctcacacacactgaatggagcagaggaaagacagacagcagaCGAAATGCTGCACACTTGTTGAATGTCAGGAAGCAAATTGGTCATTGCACAGCCTTCCAAAGGTTGGATAACATTATCCTCAGCAGTGGCCACCACAATTTACCAGTGAGTTTTACTCAGAGCGTTGGTTTGACCTACAGCAGGCTACTATGTGTTACCTGTGGTTGGCCTCATTATATGTCACTCAGAAAACagtgagccaatcagaagagaaGGTGAGTATATTCAAAACAGCCTGTTCTTGGTAGAGCTCCAGAGGGAAGCTTAAGAGAGAAGATGTAAGACTATATTGAGATGGTTTTTGGTACTTAACACCACAAAATTACTTTCTTACAGATGTCAAgacttcaaataaaaacagcagaaacatgtCAAATATGGGACCTTCCAAAAGCTTGTTTGAACACACTAACCCTAGACTATGTGTCCAAATATAAAACTTTTGAGACACTGTGCAGAATGAGACCAATGATTATGAAAGGTAAGAGTGCTGCTATGTGCTGTaatgcagagtgtgtgtgtatgtctgggCTTCTTGTAGGATCCAGGAGGGCGTCTGATGGAACAGACGAGTTTGAGGTCGGGGCAGACAAGGAGGGGGTCCTGACTGACGAAGAGAAAGAGTACCTCCGCTGGTACTATCGCATCGAGGACCGTGAGTACTGATCATACATTTGCTTCTTTACTTATCTGTCATCTTCTATATTATAAAAAGTGTTGTCTTCTTCTTGTTACAGCCACTATATGGAAGTTTGTGCTGTTGGGTCTGGCCTTCGTTTGCCTTCTTATTGGTTTTCTCTTGTTGGGAATGGGAGCCATGGCTAGCAAGTATGAACTTTCCTAGCAGCACTTGTTCTGATGATGCACACAGTGGGAAAATGAATATACCATATGTCGTTTTGAGAGATCATTGTGTCTTTTTCCCTCTACAGGAACAGAAAAAAGATTGCAAAGTACAAAGCAGCAGCCGCTCTGGCTTGCAAAAGCGAGGTCGAGGAGCTGCGGGTCATTTCACATCCCAGAGAGGACAGCCCCAGCACGCCCTCCCCAGAGAGAACCAAGGCTTCCCTGTCCAACGGGCAGACGAGCGAGTTGAAAGCAGGGGACATCATGGTTACATGGAAAGACGGCAACACCTCCTGCTTGTACCCAGATACTGGGGCCGAGGCAGAGctgtcagaggaggagaaggaggccgAAGCAGTggaggagaaacaggaggaggccTCAACTGTTGTTGAGCTGGAGACTCATGAAGAAGACGAAATCAAGGAGTAAGGAGTTTAGtacagattacagattactgCTTTAACAGGTCTGGACAATCTCAATGTGTGACAGCAACCTTTTACCACCAACTGTTCTGCATGCACACCAGCTGGAAATGCCATGGACTACTCATACTAAGAAGAACGACATGAGTATGGACATGTAATATATGTTTTGATGGATAAATCTattttgttttcagtcattGCTGACATTTAAAGCAGCAACAACCCAACATAAAGATAGTATAGAAGAGTATACTGAAGATGCAGTGTCTCCCTACctgtaattaataaaacactgtaataaatCCTGGTCTAAATTGATCATAAGGGTCTTaagatgaaaaataatcaattgTTTTAATGTAGGCAAACATGTCCAAACAGGGAATAAATATTAAAGGGTGTATACATTATGTGGCAAATGTGCTTTGTAACATGGGGAAGGGTAGTTTGTTGCTGTATATTCATCTTTCTGATAATAAAGTATTTCTAAATGATAAACTGTGTATTTGCATGGCAGTGGTATCTTTTAGGGGATCTTAGCCCCCTCTGGCTCACCCATAATTCCAAAAACTGGCTAACAGCACGTGTTAAGCAAAGAGCAAAGAAAAGACAGGTGCAGTGACTTTCTGGAGTGTTGCTGTCACAGAGAGTATCACCAATTTTGTTAACGTTGTGCTTGAGAGCTTCACGAAGACCTGTGACCACTGACCATATCTGGCTGAGTGTAGGTGCAAGTGCTGGGTGAATTAATGAACTGAAATAGTTCCAGCACCCTCCCctttaaaatcacaaatttgatatttcagtttgtgtACAGATTAAATGGATAAAGGGTGATATTCAATTAACTTTAAATGTGCTGCTAAGTGTATGTTTTCCAGCTTtcactttggacagagccaggctataGCTATTTCCTCTGCTTATTGTTAGTTCTCATGCAAAGCTAGACTAACCACATCCTGGCTCCAGCTCCACGTTGAACTCATTAGATTGGTATTGATCTTTTAATCTAGCTCAGATGTGTTCAGACAGAAAGTGAAGTAAATTTTCACCTCATGTCAACAGATGTACTGaccgtgtctgtgtttgtgttcagctaAGAACTCACCAGAAACATCTTttctcttctgctttttttttttacctctagTCTCTCTCCTTTTAATATGTCAtgttatatataaacacattttgttctgtttgaaaCATGTTGAACTTGTGAGGATGCAAAGACATGTCTGATTTCCTTTCCCTCGACTTTGTATGTAATTGCATCGCATGTAAATTTCCTCTTACATTTCGCCTGAACACACCgtcagaaagacaaaaaattaattaatctcTTATCTATAATAAGAGATATGCTTTCAAAACATTGCCAgtatcaaaaacaaaatatttctcacaatggaaataaaaatatgaacaaatgcatcattttaagccaaaccatgatcttttcctaAACCTAATCAAGTGGCTTTTGTGCCTAAACCAAACCAGATCTTAACCACAGccttgtcacatcataaaacatcattatttttaacagGGATTTGTTTTGGAAAGCACTGTTAGAGGCGGCATATCAGAAAACAACAGAATAACCTCCACTGTGACTGGTTTGCTGGGCTCTACATGGGTGGTCAAAATAACATGAACAACATACAGTTTCAAACTGTTCAATACCACAACAAGCCCCATCTATTACAGTAGAGAAGATCCAATCAGAAGATTCATTAAGTCATATGTATTGCAGGGACACTGTATAAATgcgataaaaacacatttatactgTGTTGAGTTAAATTTCACAACAGGGACGAAGTGATAAAACCCATGTTATCACCCGTAGTTACAATCACAGTGTAAATTAGCTTAGTTTCATGAACAGTGAGTGTGATTAGATGCTCCTGTAGGGCAGAGAGTCATAAAGAAAAGTTAGTACAGAAAGTATTTTGGATCTATTAACCACCTTGTGGCATGAATTAGGATTTATAATGGATTTTTTTGTCGTTGATGATACTAAGAGTGATGTTAGTGTTTAGCTTCATGTGTGTTCATTATTCTTGTGTGTGGAATATGGCTCCCTCTGTTTGCTACATTTTTGCACTTGATTCtcttataaaaacacattgtcCTTGGTTATATCACTGTTAATATACTAAGGGAGGACATCTGACTGAAACCTTCACACATCAATCTATCATTTAATTCATGTGGGTTCCTGTGATGATTTCTTTGATCTATTTGTCACCATTCATAAGCCTGTTACAATAATTATCaacttatcatacaataacgtaattattcTATaagtctatatatggacttatcatatgatacatggacatgagcATGATCATTTTTTGACTTCAATATtgtcacacttcacattagcagctaagaggctattcatgtcacattggctaagcaagtagtgtcctccattcttcactgtgtacgtcctgagtggagactgcagaagtgaGTGGCACCGCTTATAaggaattaaaggtaaataactgtcCTGggccataatggcagtctgtgtttttaccacCTCCCGCCCCTCGTGCATtgttatactattatattatcattatatccgtggcataaaatgatcttcaaattaCAATAGTATCTTTATTGCAATTATTTTTGAGACAAAACatcgtccaacaaaagcagTTATCgtgacagggttagggttagtattcATGTAGCTATCTCATCTATGTTATTTCTTAGGGCTTCATAACTGTTCAGAATGGCCTGGAAAAGCTGACTGCTATAGCCTCAATCTGGCCACATGCTACTCCTACATTTAGTAAGTGAGTGCTGTCAAAACATGCTGACATACTGTTTCCACATGGAGTCATTTGTTAAATTGGTAGGTTTTAGCATTGGAGCTTGTCACTGATGACTGACAGCACCATTGTCAGCTTAACTGACTTACAGTATGTTACTCCCAGCATAAAACCTTCACtttataaataatgtatataatgCCTAGTactaaacagaacaaaaatccttgaaccagcagcatactaAAGTCTTCTTCAGTCTGTGTTTACTTTTGGTCTGACTCAGAGATGAGCGTTTGAAagcattaattatttttatttggcaAGTTGGAGGAAGCTCAacagtttctttgttttcttttgttttgcacAATTCCTCATTTCTCCGAATCTCTTTACCAGAAGGGGCGAGTGCAAAGTAAAATAGAGAGCCACAATGGTTATAGTTAAATAAATTTTCCTTTAATGTCATGATTTTTTGAACAGTGATGTGATCACTTAAGGTAGcgtaaaaaatgaatgaactaCACATGCTGTACGTAGTGACAGCAGGTCTTTGAACTGACTTGAACAAAGCAATTCGAAACAGCAAAGTGAGTTGTAATTTCCACCTCTGCTTTGACTTTGTCGGCCAAAAAATCTAAAGGATccacatttttttctgcttgCCTCCCTGTGTATCCTCTTACATGCCTTCCGGGTGTTGTGGTGTGCCATTTTCTTCCAGTTTCCCTGACCATGCCACAGATTCCTTCCAGCACTCATCAGTCACTGCCAGTCCTCTTCTGTGGTCTTCTTCCCTGTCAGATCCTTCTAGTCTCCGGTCCATCCTCTGTTTTGCTAGTTTCTCTCTTCAACACAATTTTCACAATTCTTAGTCTCATTGACAGCATTCAAGCATTTCCTTCCCCTCTGTTTTCTGACTGTCACACCCCATAGCACTGGGTTGTGATGCCTTAGAGGTAAAACTGACATACAGTGTCTCAGTGGGGTGTTTGTACAGCAGGATCCTCCAGAGCAGCTCCAGTACCCATAGACAGAGTGTAGAAGTCTACTGTGACCATTGCTCCGAAGtctcccataggtgttcagTTGAGTTGAAATATGGTGATGGTGAAGTTAATAGCATATGATTTTCATACTCATTAAACCACTCAGTGAAGCTCTATTTGTGACTGTTttccactcatttatttatgtttttctataATTTGTAATCCACCTGTATATTGTACAAGTGTCCATGTTATTGTGTCCACCTCATATGTAGCTAAACGTACAGTGatcattgtttttcagtttcttctACTCTCCCACATGATCTCATGAGTCTTTCACAGTGTTATTCTAATACAGTGTCAGTGGAGAGGATGAAGGGGGAGGGGATCAGAAGATCTTGAAGCCTTTGAGGAGGGTGAGTGTGGCGGCCCGCCGTTTGCTCTGGGCCCTGGATGTTTTCACGGTGACCAGCTTGGCCGTGGCGGGGGCTGGCAGCTCCTTGTAGCAGGGGGTGGTGAAGGTGGGTGCTGAGGAGAGATTGAGGAGCGCTCTGTCCTCGCTGATGTAGACAGCTGGAACCAGACAGCCACGCTTTCCATCCCGCCTCGCCCTCCTCACCGCCTCGTAGAAGACATGCTGCACGGAGCGGAAGTCCAGACAGGCCGACACCTCGTAGAACAAACAACCGTAACGAGAGGCGAGGGCTTCACCATCAGACTTACTCACCTGCCTGAAAAGAAATACAATTTCACTCAAACATAGAATCTTACTGTATTGTATAGTTACAGAtctaaactgaaatatctcaacaaccaCTGGATGGATTGGTAGAGGACATGGATCCCACATGATGAAACTTATTGACTTGattgatcccctgacttttcctctgttGCCACcatgatatttacatttttggtcCTGAGTGAgatgtctcaacaactattggatggatggTATGAACTTTGGTCCAGACATTCTTGTTCCCTCCAGGATGAATTAAAGTAAAGTTGGTGGTCTCCCAACTTTTCATCTAATACAATCATCAGATCAAAATGTATCCAATCCTTTTTTGGTTTATGGCCAAATACTTACAATTCCATCAGACTCAGCTGTGCAATGTGTGAAGAGCTAACACACTAGGGCTAAGATCATAAGCAAGGTTAATATCACCTGTTAAACATTAGCAATCTTAACTTACGTCACAACCCTTTTTCCAGACAAGAACATTGATACTGGATGATTCTGAAAGACCCTGGAATACGTCCCATAACAACATTTTTCAGATTCTCACTTTCTAATATTTATGCTTGGCAACTACTGTGTGGCTAAAGTAAAGCAAAGATCACAGCTATGAAAAATGAACTACAGTCAAGCTATGTAGTTGTGGTTGTGCAATTAAAACACTTAGAGTTAAGAGAAAAGATTGTGATAAAGTTAATAAAGAAAAACTAGAACATTACTTTTGAAACTGTAGCTGTGACATACAGAGCCTCTAAGGGGACAAAAATGTTGAGGCCACGTAAGGAGGACTCATTGTAGAGGCCATTACTACAATGAGTACTCGAAATGCTATTATGTGCGCAGAGAACCAGCACAAGAGACCAGCCTTTCTCCCTAGAGCATTAAGTGCAGTGCACTGGCTGCACTTTAtcaattttttatattttttcaggcgAGAAAGTAACCATATCAATTCCCAATctgtggtcagtttatccaaataacacATTCGTAAAACTACCTCAACATTTTCCACGTCTCTGTATACACTTGTATCTCTTGCACATTGTGAATGCAAATGTGGCCTcgatattttttttcttgcctatGTACCCTTGAGGCTCAGAAGTGACAGGACTATTGCATCACAGTCCATTGTGCTACACATCTACCCACCAGCTGACATTCTACCTTGCCACATAAAGGTCACATTATTTCCTGCATTGGCACTGAATGTACATCATGATGCAGAATGTCAAATATGGATGGAGGTACTGGGGATACTGGTGGGGACACTGGGTTGCCTTATCAGTGTTTTATTGTCTCTCAGTTCACTGTTTTAGTTTTACAGCCACACAACTTTACTATTTTGATTCACTCTCACCATTCTCTTAGTGTTCAGCCACAGTAGGCAGCTATACTCAATGAAAAGCCTCTAATACAATATACTACCTGCTCCGCACCATAGGGCAGACAAGGTTGGCAACTATTTGGTGGACATCGTGGTGCATTCAGAGTTGGTGGAGCTCAAGATAATCTGGTCATGGTGGATCATGTTTTTTGAGGGAGAAGTGCATAAACGTCTAATCTGTGCTTTGTaattatgttaaattaaaaaaattaaacacacacaaacacagatgccAACCTGTATCTGTCCATGTCCAGCTTGTTCCCCAGTAGGATGATGGGAGTTTCTGGCTTGAAGGTTTTTTTATGAAGGGCGAGTATCTCCAGGTACTGCTGGCAGCCCTCAAAGCTCTCCATGTTATCGATGCTGTAGACTATGAGGAAGCTGCTGGCCCAGGACAGGTAACGCTCACTGTTCACAGGACCCTCcttcagacagacacacatatgagTTGAAAATAACCATGAATagaaattaaacatgtttaaataaatgttattttcatcaCATTCTCTGGTTAAATGATTGGTAACTGTGAcaacatgcattttaaaaagaaagcatCGATGTGGAAAGGTTAGTATTCAAGAACATGAGGATTTATTCTGCATTTTGAAGCCTTACATGTATTTTCTTTGACTGCAGGCAATAAGACgtagtttttaaatgtgctggtTCTTTTTTTGATGCCCTGCCTCAATATTCTTGAACTTCCGTACATTTAAATTGGGTTTTGTCTGTCTCTAATGTCTTGATGAAGCGGTCAATGTTTTGTTATACATTCTTtccaccagcagatggcagcccTCACTCACAAATAAGTTTAAGGTTTGGTTACATTTCATATTACTATGATTAGAGTTAAGGTAATGCTTATATAGTAGCGTAGAGGGCACTGCCCTTGATTACAGCCAGCTGGTGGCCGTTGGCCCAGCATTGTATAAATACGGTCGTCTCTCGCCGCCTCGTTGTCTTGCGCTCCCGTCACGTCATTTCTGCACCGGCTGTTTGGTATCCAGGTAACTGCCACCTGCCGCTGCTTCAAGTTGTGTACTCTCGGTGTGCTGCCGGCATGTGTGTCCTCCGCCGTGTAACTGTGGGCCTTCTGCACCTTGTGCTCCAGGTTTCTGCTGTTTCCCCAAAACTGATACATTCTACCTTTAGTGTAGCAATACTAATTGCTTGTTTTCCATATTAGGGAATCTAATCAGCTGATCGtcactgctgctttgtctcctctcgtctctgctTGCCATCTACTCCTCCTGCTGCCCAGCGGCACCCGGTTTCGTTAGTGTGACTGTGGGTTACTGTCCTGGTTTATACAGCCATTTATACACTTGTGGGCCTTGAGTGACTCTGCGACTCCGGTTACTCGGCcgtctcctctttccctctggCGCTGGCAGTCTCTGCTGCGTCGGCTGCGTTACGGGGGGTTGTATGGTGTGGCGGACTGTCTCACGGTGGCACACTCAAGTTTGAACTAGGCCCGGGAAAGAACTGAAAACTATCTAATGTCCTGACAGTTTAGTGCAAGTATTAGTTCCATTTGAAAGACTTGCTTCGTTTAATATTTTGCTTatttgcctttttgttttttgattttgtttgtttaatttagcCCTATTTATCTTGACTGAGttgagtttttctttgtttctccctttttttttgtgtgtgatgtaaCTAATAATTTTGGGCAATTATTTGTTAACTAACTTATGTTGGGCATTCTAGTCTCATAGTCCTACTTGGCcaccttttcattttgattatgtttattttgtgattaagtaatttgtttttcttccctcaGTTGCTGCAGGccggtggtggtgctggtgtcCTGGTGGTGGTGTCGTCCCGTTTATGTGCTGTGTCCTGGGATTGTGGGTGATTACACTGTGTGCTGGTCACTTGTGTTTAGgtgattattatttttgctttagtattttgtgtttggtggacccccccccccattagcTTCTATCCCCACCTGTGGGCCGCAGCTCCTGACCCTTCagttctccctcttttccttttcttatgTTGAGaggttttatactttttttttttttttttaaaggtaattgCATTTTCTAATTGTGTATTTCTGGTACCATAATTGGAATCATGTCTTTTTCCCTTTGTCTGAGTAACGTACCTGTGTCCTACTGACTAAACTGCTCAGTATTTCCTTGG encodes:
- the si:cabz01068815.1 gene encoding solute carrier family 51 subunit beta; its protein translation is MFNAWIVLFLLLSGAKAFLIHNTQRSLCLEDTEPAGDVLLKECNLDSESQKWVWVDQSMLMSLATSRCLSAQQRESIQTRSCDVDIAGLTWDCDRDRLISRNTSMMLSMKGRRLTLSQDSKNSKWKSLDEGDICQEKLRSRRASDGTDEFEVGADKEGVLTDEEKEYLRWYYRIEDPTIWKFVLLGLAFVCLLIGFLLLGMGAMASKNRKKIAKYKAAAALACKSEVEELRVISHPREDSPSTPSPERTKASLSNGQTSELKAGDIMVTWKDGNTSCLYPDTGAEAELSEEEKEAEAVEEKQEEASTVVELETHEEDEIKE
- the rasl12 gene encoding ras-like protein family member 12, whose protein sequence is MSLMFGKGKTNLAAAVERSPAECNLVLLGVMGAGKSALIVKFLTKRFISEYDPNLEDIYSSEEIVDQQPVIVRVMDTCDQEGPVNSERYLSWASSFLIVYSIDNMESFEGCQQYLEILALHKKTFKPETPIILLGNKLDMDRYRQVSKSDGEALASRYGCLFYEVSACLDFRSVQHVFYEAVRRARRDGKRGCLVPAVYISEDRALLNLSSAPTFTTPCYKELPAPATAKLVTVKTSRAQSKRRAATLTLLKGFKIF